The window actcattttagCCTCAAAATAACCATGAGGTAGATACTGTTTTTATGCCTTGTCACTCAAGGAATATTCACCGAGAGCCCAAACCTGCCAGGCACCATTCGGGCAATGGCAATGTGGctgagaacaaaacagagagaatCCCTGCCTTCACGGAGCTTTCGTTCTGGTACAGGCATAGCACACGGGATCATTAAAAGTGAATCAGGAGGTGTACCTGCaagggaggaaaataaagcagggtctGGGGCATGCAGACGGCTGGCAGCGGGGTGCGTTGTTGTAAATAGTCAGTCCAGCttgctgagaaggtgacatttgaggaaAGCCCTGAAGGAGGTGAAGAATTTGAGGAGCACtgtaggcacagagaggttaagaaacacgcctagggtcacacagctagtaagttgcaaagctggggtttgaaccggggctggctccagagcctggctTTTAAGGGTTGCGGTATAGGGCCCAATGCAAGATGCCACTCCTGTCCCTGGGACCTTcagagtttggggtggggggaaagacagGCCGTGAGCCTCATGGCTTCTGGAAAGCTGGAGTCGAAGAGGAGGCGGAGGGACGGACAAGGGGCAGCAGGGAAGGCCAAGGCTTTGGCTCTGAGGTTTCTGACCTCCTGCCCTGTCCTCCCAGAAGGCCGAGATGGATTGGCCACCTGCTGTCAGCTCTTTATTTtaatcttgggggggggggtcttggagcttgcaccccgcccccacccgatcccggcccctcctccctcccagtgctgggGTGAACCCGCCACACGGCCTCTCATCTGCCAGCaccttctcctctgcctccagcaGCACCCGCCTCTGCAGCCAGGAGACCGCGTCGCTCCCACCCAGCCGCCCGGCCTCACCCATGGGGAACAGCAAAAGCGGGGCCCTGTCCAAGGAGATCCTGGAGGAGCTGCAGCTGAACACCAAGTTCACAGAGGAGGAGCTGTGTGCCTGGTACCAGTCCTTCCTGAAGGACTGTCCCAGCGGCCGCATCACGCGACAGGAGTTCCAGAGCATCTACGCCAAGTTCTTCCCCGAAGCCGACCCCAAGGCCTACGCCCAGCATGTGTTCCGAAGCTTCGACGCCAACAGCGACGGCACCCTGGACTTCAAGGAGTATGTCATCGCCCTGCACATGACCTCCGCGGGCAAGACCAACCAGAAGCTGGAGTGGGCCTTCTCCCTCTACGACGTGGACGGCAACGGAGCCATCAGCAAGAACGAAGTGCTGGAGATCGTCATGGTCGGTCTCCAGCGCCCCGTGGTGGGACCGGGGTCACGGGCTTGGGGGGCGGGGTCAGGGCCCCGGCCGCCGCTGCCGCCCCCGGGGTGTGGGGGTGCCCCGACGGGGGCCGGGCCGGCAGGTGGAGCGGGGATCCCAGCTCTGGGGCTCAGGGGTGCTGAGTGCACGGGAGGAGGGGTCTCCAgggtttcttctctcccttccttccttccttccttccttccctccctccttccctccctccttcttcttttcttctttccttccttccttccctccttctttccttccttccctccctccttcttccttctttccttccttccctccctccttctttctttccttctttccttccctccctccttccttccttccctctttccttccctccttcttccttccttccNNNNNNNNNNNNNNNNNNNNNNNNNNNNNNNNNNNNNNNNNNNNNNNNNNNNNNNNNNNNNNNNNNNNNNNNNNNNNNNNNNNNNNNNNNNNNNNNNNNNNNNNNNNNNNNNNNNNNNNNNNNNNNNNNNNNNNNNNNNNNNNNNNNNNNNNNNNNNNNNNNNNNNNNNNNNNNNNNNNNNNNNNNNNNNNNNNNNNNNNNNNNNNNNNNNNNNNNNNNNNNNNNNNNNNNNNNNNNNNNNNNNNNNNNNNNNNNNNNNNNNNNNNNNNNNNNNNNNNNNNNNNNNNNNNNNNNNNNNNNNNNNNNNNNNNNNNNNNNNNNNNNNNNNNNNNNNNNNNNNNNNNNNNNNNNNNNNNNNNNNNNNNNNNNNNNNNNNNNNNNNNNNNNNNNNNNNNNNNNNttccttccctccctccttccttccttccctctttccttccctccttcttccttccttccttccttccctccttctttctttccttccttccttccctccttccctccctccttcttccttNNNNNNNNNNCCCCCCCACAAATACCCCTTTGCTTTGTTATGCCCTCGTCTGTCCTGGGGAAAGTGCCAAGAAAACCTCAATCaccaagataaataatattttggggcaatcatttaaaaatagaaacgaATATTAAAAAGTCCATGATGAGCAGAGTAGTCAATAGTCAGGATCAGACCCCGCCTTTGTAGGAACTGACCTCACTCTCAGCCTGGCCCTGGTTCTGataaaaagttatgtttataaaGGGCCCATCCGCTGTAGCTTGCggattatagtttatttttttaatgtcgtGTTAAAATATCACTTATCGTGACAATCGAGGTGTTTTTCCCAGGACTGTCCGAAATCTTGTACCCAAACTGCGTTCTTCACCTGCCTCACCCTGTCCCCACCCGTGTTGCAAAGCATCCTTGACAATGCAgttgccaaataaaatacaggatgcagGACTTCATCTGAGTTGCAGATAAAGGGGAATACTGCTACAATACGATTATTCATGTATCTGAAATGCAAATGTAACTGACTGTTATGTATTTGAACTCCTAAGTCTGGCAACCTGCCTTGATAAATACCATACCGTCCCTCCCCCTGTTGCGTGGCTGTATCTGGTCCCCTGGCAACGTACCCGCCCATGTACACATGCATTTTGCACTCTCTAAAAGCGACACTCCAGGGAATGAACACGTATTTCTCTAGGCCGTTCCTCCTGTGGTTTTCCTTCAGCCCCTTGACTTATGCATTCAGTCGCTGAGCCTGACTCTAATGGCCCGGACCCCGCTCAGCCTCCGGATCACGCTCCCCTCAAGGTCTCCAGCATGCAAGACTGGGACGTGAACTTGATGCCAAAGTGGCCGGGGTGCGTGGGGAAGACCGGTGACTCTGAACCGTGCTCTCGGGGAGCAGAGCCAGGGCGGTGGGCCTCCAGCCTAGATCTCGCTCTCTTCCAGAATCTCCTCCATGGTGTGGGTCAGGGTGAAGTCTCCCTCGCTGCTCTCGGACAGGCTGCTGCCCCGGGGCCAGGCCCCGTGTCCCCGCGGCGGCCGAGCGCCCAGCCCCCCCAGGCCCTGCATGGCCAGGTGCAGGAGCTGCCCACCGCCCGGCGAGGGCTGCGGCTTCTGGAGCGTCCCCTTGCCGTCTGCCTGGGACAGCTTCTTGGGACATTTCCCCAGGAATCGGAAGTTCTTCTCTAGGGCCCAGGCCCTGCAGCCGGAGTGGCGGGCGAGCAGGAAGCGGACCCAGTGCTTGCGCAGCTCAGCCTTCAcctgccggggtgggggtggaggggagagagggcggGTCACTGCCCTGGAGTCActctgccgtgtgtgtgtgtgtgtgtgtgtgtgtgtgtgtgtcctctcgGTGATTATTTACTGCGTGGCTCCTATGTGTCGCCGCTGGGACACTTACCTCCTAACTGGGGATGATGAGCAGACAGAAGAAACTGAGAAGCACAGGACGCTGAGCAGGACAGTGGGGCGAGGGGGCAGAGCTTTGAGATACGGTGTTCTGGAAAGGACTGTGTCAAGGCAGCACAGGACACGTGCCTGGCGGGCAAGGTGCCCCCTCGAGAAGACAGAGGCAGCAGCaatgaacagggagggggaagCGGGTTTTGCTGTCGAGAAGCTCCCATTCTAGTGGGTGAAAGGGGGCCTGGAAATTCCACCAACTCCTAAAGCCGAGAGAGAACCgtctggcccctgccctcctcctttcGAGCCCCTTTCCAAGGCTTGCAAGAATATTAATAAGAAAAGCCATCATAGTTACCAGGTGTGGGGCTTTTCCCAGGAGCTCAGCAAGCCCAGGGCAATACTATAGGGCAGGGACAGATATTATTCCCaatgtacagatgagaaaactgagtctcaaaTAGCTACGGTGCCCTGATTGACTCAGGGTTGGGTTGTGAGCTTTTCACTCATCCCAACACCTTTTCCCACTGGTCTCAGCTGCCTCCTGCTCCCCCTGCTGGGTGCTCAGAGTACAAATTTGTCCCAATACGTGCCCGGCACTGCACCCACCCCGCCCCACGGCACCATCACACGACCCGCCACCTCCAGCGGGGACAGCAGGAGGCTAACCCCGGCCTCTCCGGAACCTGGCTGGCCGCTCCGGAGACGTACCTCTCCATTGGCAAAACAGTACTGCAAAGCCACGAGCAATCCCTGTAACAAAAGGAGGAGGCGGTGAGAGGTTTGACTCAGTCAAAGGTGTCTGAGAGTCCCCTGGAAAGCCCAAAGgcccgccagtccatggagctTCCAGAAGAGGCAGACAATCACAATGCTAGCACTAACCAGAGGTGTCATCCGGGTTATGTTAACCTGGATTTCGTGGGGGTCTCTTCTCACTTtgacccccacccctcacatcAGCCCAGATGTTCGCTTAGATGCTTACAGGTGAATGACGATGGAATCCCAAAGACCCTATATTCTTCATCCAGTTGTACAAATATTGTACAAGACCGCCGTCCCACGTCTACTTGCCCACAGTGAGCCTCGGCTGTTTTGGGCctgaatttcattctttccttttgggAGCTCACCCTCCCCTATTCCCCGGGCTTCTGGGAAGGCTGCCAGTCACGGTCCCCACGTTCCAGGATGGTCATCACCACAATAAACCAGCCCAAATGGGCATAGGGCCCAAACAGGGCCAACTGAGTTCTTTTCACTGGGAACGGAAAAATGGGTTCAACTCTCTTCCCTGTGTTTGCCAACTGCATCCTGTCCAAGGAAGCCTGGAGATGCTCATGAGTATCTACCCAGCTGCATGGAGGGGGCCTGTCCAAGGATGATgccaacagagagaaaagcagaggctgGAGATGGTAAGATTTACAATTTTTGTTGGAGTACCTGGATCCAGCTATGCCTGATGCTGAAACTTTCACTTATGTGAGATAAGAAATATCCCCTTCTCTTGTCAgaacatttgttttcaaaaggtagattggggcgcctgggtggctcagtgggttgggcatccaacttcagctcaggtcatgatctcaacgtttgtgagtttgagccccgtgccgggctctgggctgacagttcagagcctggagccttcttcagattctctctctctctctctctctctctctctgcccctcccccactcacactcttctctctctcactcaaaactaaataaacattaaaattttttttttaaaaaaaagaaaagataggggtgcctgggtggctcagtcagttgggcgtctgacttcagctcaggtcatgatctcacggtccgtgggttcgagccccacgtcgggttctgtgttgacagctcggagcctggagcctgcttcggattctgtgtctccctctctctctatccctatccctccctgactagtgctctgtctctcaaaaataataaatgtaaaaaaaaaaataaaaaaataaagaaaagatagatcATTTCATGCCAGTGGTTTCTCATCACGCTTAGATAAAATAATAGCTCCTCACCACAGAAGGGACTAAAGGCGACCTGGGCTCTGTGTCTGTGTCGCTGACTTGATCTTGTGCCCTGTTTACCCTTAACCACTGTTTTCCAGCCACACCGGCCTTCTGGTTCCCTCCAGCATCTCAAGCTAATGTATTAGTTACCTGTTGCCATATAACTTGGTGGATCAAAACAGTAAAGATTTATCACCTCACATACTTACTATGGGCCAAGAATCTGGCAGTGGCTAAGCTGGGTATTTTGGCTCAGGGTCACCGTTCAAGTTACAGTCAAGATGTTGGATGGAGCCTTAGTCTTCTGAAGGCTTGACttgcttccaagatggctcacaCGCCTGGCACGTTGGTGCCGGTGGGTGGTAGGaggcctcagtctcccccacAGCTGCTTGAATGTCCTCATGACACGGgggctggcttcccccagagtggGGGTTGATCCAAGGGAGCAAAATAGAAACTACAACCCCTTGATGACGTGGCCTCCAAAGCCACACACAACTTCATGTCCACAATACGGTCACACAGGTCAACCCTATTCCATACGAACGGGGACTCTGCGGGGCCGTGAGCACCAGGAGGAGACGATCCTTGGGGGCCATATTGGAGACTGACTAGCATGACTCATTCCTTACTGAGGTCCTTTCACACTTTCTGTCTTCTGGACCCTTCTTCTCTCAACTCTCTGCCTAACTGGCTTCTCAAAATCCAGGTCTTAGCTCAAATATCACCAGAGCTGTGGGCTCTCTAGTTTATATTCTTTGTGGCCCGAGAATTATATTGTTACTTGCCAGTCAACTTGGCTATTAtctgtccttccctgcccctgccccagcaaGGCTGGAATCTTTTCACGGCCAGATCCCCAGCACTGGAAACAAATGTCTGGCACATGAGAGGAGCTCAATCATATCCATAAAAGGAATacgtgaatgagtgaatgagtgaatgaatgaattggatTTCTGTAACTTACTCCTACAGGAGTCTTGCCTTGTACAATGTCAGACGATTTCTAAAATAGGACAGGACAGTTTCCTTTCTGTTGTCTCCCTAGTCATTTGTAAAGAAttgtgggggcccctgggtggctctgttggttaagcatctgagtcttgacttcggcttaggtcatgatctcatggttcatgggttcgagccctgcatcaggctctgtgctgacagtgcagagcctgcttgggattctctctctctctctctctctctctctctctctctctccctatctctctgttcctccccctctcaaaataaataagtaaacattaaaggaaaaaaaagaatggtggaCACAAGGGTCCCAGTAAAAACAATAGGCCACCTTCACGCAGCACTTCCCTTTCCAGAACATCTCTGTTGGGGAAGTCTCAGTACAGGGATACTGACTTGATGTTGGAAAATTTTTCTGGATTCACTGCTCAACTGCCAGAGGTCTGGAATCAAGGCTACTCGAGCTCATGTTGGTCTTCCAGCATTTTCTGACTCCTATGCTTCCTCATGTGATAACCACCCGAGCTGAGCTCCCTGCCACGGCTTCCCGCCCACCATGACATGAGGGTCTAGGGGGCCTGGACCGTGTGTCTGAAATACTGGACCTCCATACGTGTGCAGGACCCAAGCACTTGAGTGTTTATGGGAGGAACCTTGTAAAAAGCCAGGACTCACAAGCAAAGGACACATTTCCAACTGAAGAGTGAAGGTCACAGGGCAGGCTGACTCTCCCATCTCTGTTGAGAACATTTCTCCTACCCCTAGTGGCTGGTAAGGGGGGTCTGGTACTGGGAAAGGAGCTGACATTGTAAAGGAATTATAACATGTTgccctggttggggggggggggaggggaagtttTTATGCTTTCTTATGGAAGCTAAAAGTCTAGCATGCTGGCTATCCCGATGTCACTTTGGACTCTGCCCGTCAGTgcgggattttctttctcttatgcaCCCCATATTCCATGGCTATAGCTCCTAAACAGGGGCACAGTGGGACCAGTTTATCACTGTCAAACACACAAGTTCATTGGAGGCTCACAGCCGCCCGGTGCAGTTAGCAGGGCTGGTCATGCTTGCCTCTGGACATATGATATCAGAAGGGTGTTAGAATTCTCACAAATGACTTGGCTAAAATAGGATTCCACATCACAAACATGTCCTTCACGTCTTCGGGTTCTTGGGTCACCATTTTAGGAGCCTCCTGGCGTCCAGTTAACTCTCCTTCCAGATAAAGCAAGTGAGAAGGGAGTGGTCCCACAGAAGAGACAATGCTCACTCCCAACGTGACCACCACTGGGCAGTCTTCCCAAAGATCCCTTGAAGGTGAAACTCTCTAAAGATGGACGCTtgggggcgcctagatggctcggtcggttgagcttctgacttcggctcaggtcatgatctcacagtccgtgggttcaagccccgcgtcgggctctgtgctgacagctcagagcctggagcctgcttccgattctgtgtctctgtctcttcccgcccctccctcactccctctctctctctctctccccctactctctctgtctctc is drawn from Panthera uncia isolate 11264 chromosome E1, Puncia_PCG_1.0, whole genome shotgun sequence and contains these coding sequences:
- the RCVRN gene encoding recoverin, with amino-acid sequence MGNSKSGALSKEILEELQLNTKFTEEELCAWYQSFLKDCPSGRITRQEFQSIYAKFFPEADPKAYAQHVFRSFDANSDGTLDFKEYVIALHMTSAGKTNQKLEWAFSLYDVDGNGAISKNEVLEIVMPLDLCIQSLSLTLMARTPLSLRITLPSRSPACKTGT